The following are encoded in a window of Pseudomonas sp. St316 genomic DNA:
- the folE gene encoding GTP cyclohydrolase I FolE translates to MTLSLPQNYREILIGLGENPEREGLLDTPVRAAKAMQYLCHGYEQSVEQIVNGALFASDSDEMVIVADIELYSLCEHHLLPFIGKAHVAYIPTGKVLGLSKIARLVDMFARRLQIQESLTRQIADAVQQVTQAAGVAVVIEAQHMCMMMRGVEKQNSTMNTSVMLGAFRDSSTTRQEFLQLIRRSK, encoded by the coding sequence ATGACGCTATCCCTGCCCCAGAACTACCGCGAGATCCTTATAGGCCTGGGGGAAAACCCTGAGCGCGAGGGTCTGCTCGATACCCCGGTGCGTGCCGCCAAGGCCATGCAGTACCTTTGCCATGGCTATGAACAAAGCGTCGAGCAGATCGTCAACGGCGCGCTGTTCGCCTCTGACAGCGATGAAATGGTGATCGTCGCCGACATCGAACTCTATTCACTCTGCGAACATCACCTGTTGCCCTTCATCGGCAAGGCCCATGTGGCTTATATTCCTACGGGCAAGGTCCTGGGGCTGTCGAAAATCGCCCGACTGGTGGACATGTTCGCCCGTCGCCTGCAGATCCAGGAGAGCCTGACCCGGCAAATCGCCGACGCGGTGCAGCAGGTCACCCAGGCCGCTGGCGTGGCGGTGGTGATCGAGGCCCAGCACATGTGCATGATGATGCGCGGTGTCGAAAAACAGAACTCGACCATGAACACCTCGGTGATGCTCGGCGCCTTTCGCGATTCCAGCACCACGCGCCAGGAGTTCCTGCAATTGATTCGACGGAGCAAGTAA
- the folM gene encoding dihydromonapterin reductase: MSSATVPILITGAAQRVGLHCARRLLEGGQPVIATYRTERPGVQMLRDLGAVMLFADFSSEAGILAFIEQLKQHTDRLRAIVHNASAWLAEDPGNEAAAFNAMFGVHMLAPYLINLHCAELLQRSTPADIVHISDDVTRKGSTRHIAYCATKAGLESLTLSFAAKFAPAIKVNGIAPALLLFNPEDDAAYRAKALAKSALGIEPGSEVIYQSLRYLLDNPYVTGTTLTVNGGRHVK; the protein is encoded by the coding sequence ATGTCCAGCGCCACCGTCCCGATCCTGATCACTGGCGCAGCCCAGCGCGTCGGGCTGCATTGCGCCCGGCGATTGCTGGAAGGCGGGCAACCGGTGATCGCGACCTACCGAACCGAACGTCCTGGCGTGCAGATGCTGCGGGACCTGGGCGCGGTCATGCTGTTTGCCGACTTCTCCAGCGAAGCGGGGATTCTGGCCTTTATCGAACAACTCAAGCAGCACACCGACCGGCTGCGGGCCATCGTGCACAACGCCTCGGCCTGGCTGGCCGAAGACCCGGGCAACGAAGCCGCGGCCTTCAACGCCATGTTCGGCGTGCACATGCTTGCGCCTTACCTGATCAACCTGCACTGCGCCGAGCTGCTGCAGCGTTCAACCCCGGCGGATATCGTGCACATCAGCGATGATGTGACCCGCAAGGGCAGCACCCGGCATATCGCCTATTGCGCCACCAAGGCCGGCCTGGAAAGCCTGACCCTGTCGTTCGCGGCGAAGTTCGCCCCGGCGATCAAGGTCAACGGCATCGCCCCGGCCCTGCTACTGTTCAACCCCGAGGACGACGCGGCTTACCGCGCCAAGGCCCTGGCCAAGTCCGCGCTGGGCATCGAACCCGGCAGCGAAGTGATCTACCAGAGCCTGCGTTATCTGCTGGACAACCCTTATGTCACCGGCACGACCCTGACCGTCAACGGCGGGCGGCACGTCAAATAG
- a CDS encoding antibiotic biosynthesis monooxygenase — translation MSTSPVTLMVARRVANGRYQDLIAWLREGEQLATDFPGYLGSGVLAPPPQDDEFQIIFRFADEQTLHAWEHSASRTAWLGRGSDLFAHPSEHRVRGIDGWFGAVGQRPPRWKQAVAIWLAFFPVSLLFNFLLGPLLGELGLLSRVFISTLILTPLMVYLFIPMSTHLLANWLNGAPSRTLPATQHH, via the coding sequence ATGTCTACCTCACCCGTCACCTTGATGGTTGCCCGCCGCGTCGCCAACGGACGTTATCAGGACCTGATCGCCTGGTTGCGCGAAGGCGAACAACTGGCCACCGACTTTCCTGGCTACCTGGGTTCCGGCGTGCTCGCTCCACCGCCCCAGGACGATGAATTCCAGATCATCTTCCGTTTTGCCGACGAGCAGACCCTGCACGCCTGGGAACACTCGGCCTCCCGCACCGCCTGGCTGGGACGCGGCAGCGATCTGTTTGCCCATCCCTCCGAACACCGGGTGCGTGGCATCGATGGCTGGTTCGGCGCGGTCGGCCAGCGTCCGCCACGCTGGAAACAGGCCGTGGCCATCTGGCTGGCGTTTTTTCCCGTCTCGCTGTTGTTCAATTTCCTGCTGGGGCCGCTGCTGGGCGAACTGGGCCTGTTGAGCCGCGTGTTCATCAGCACGCTGATCCTGACACCACTGATGGTCTACCTGTTTATCCCGATGTCGACCCATCTGCTGGCGAACTGGCTCAACGGCGCGCCGTCGAGGACGTTGCCGGCTACGCAGCATCATTGA
- a CDS encoding MerR family transcriptional regulator — protein sequence MSVITGDGFVFKASSALKREDLFPIREVARMTGVNPVTLRAWERRYGLIQPTRTESGHRLYSLSDIEKVRSILAWIERGVAVSKVGKILAKTESVQPVSTLISSDLVKADHARWQQQVADAVGNFDDVELDRVYGQVFSTYSVPIVFQDILMPLWREMLHRQPEFGQISEWVFLDGFLRSRIIQRLLLKREGQSPRVLVCAIAGQCRELELLVTALFLSKADVGVRALSIGLPFEELALVCQKIQPMALVLVSNHAPAPDLPKRLGKLAMSLDCPLMLAGDASDLAQEGLVGSSIGCLGSEGTVMRQRLRQFLAGNLDT from the coding sequence ATGAGTGTGATCACAGGGGATGGCTTTGTTTTCAAGGCATCAAGTGCCTTAAAACGGGAAGACTTGTTCCCCATTCGCGAAGTCGCGCGCATGACCGGCGTGAATCCCGTGACCCTGCGCGCATGGGAGCGACGCTACGGTTTGATCCAACCCACCCGCACCGAAAGCGGGCATCGCCTGTACTCGTTGAGCGACATCGAAAAGGTCCGCAGCATCCTGGCCTGGATCGAGCGCGGCGTGGCCGTGAGCAAAGTGGGTAAGATCCTGGCCAAGACCGAGTCGGTGCAACCGGTCTCCACGCTGATTTCATCGGATCTGGTCAAGGCCGATCACGCCCGGTGGCAGCAACAGGTGGCGGACGCGGTAGGCAACTTTGACGATGTGGAACTGGATCGCGTCTACGGACAGGTCTTTTCCACTTACAGCGTGCCGATCGTCTTCCAGGACATCCTGATGCCGCTTTGGCGAGAAATGCTGCATCGCCAGCCAGAGTTCGGGCAAATCAGTGAATGGGTGTTTTTGGATGGGTTCCTGCGTTCGCGCATCATCCAGCGACTTTTGCTCAAGCGCGAAGGTCAGTCGCCGCGTGTCCTGGTCTGTGCCATCGCCGGCCAGTGCCGTGAATTGGAGTTGCTGGTCACGGCGCTGTTCCTGTCCAAGGCGGACGTGGGCGTCAGGGCGCTGTCGATCGGCCTGCCGTTCGAGGAACTGGCCCTGGTGTGCCAGAAGATTCAGCCAATGGCATTGGTGCTGGTTTCCAATCATGCGCCGGCTCCAGACTTGCCCAAGCGCCTGGGCAAGTTGGCGATGAGCCTGGATTGTCCGTTGATGCTAGCCGGTGATGCATCCGATCTGGCACAGGAGGGCCTGGTTGGATCGTCGATCGGTTGTCTGGGGAGTGAGGGGACAGTCATGCGCCAGCGCTTGCGTCAATTCCTGGCGGGCAACCTGGATACCTGA
- a CDS encoding PAS domain-containing protein: MINAQLMQLVINASNDGIVIAEKEGEDNILIYVNPAFERLTGYNRDEILYQDCRFLQSGDRDQPSLEPIRKALRESGACREVLRNYRKDGTPFWNELSLSTVKNQADGHTYFVGVQKDVTTQVKAQQRVAQLEKELAEARETIARLEATNGANKTTN; the protein is encoded by the coding sequence ATGATCAACGCTCAACTGATGCAGCTGGTCATCAATGCTTCCAACGACGGGATTGTCATCGCTGAAAAAGAAGGCGAAGACAATATTCTGATCTATGTGAACCCGGCCTTCGAACGCTTGACCGGCTATAACCGCGATGAAATTCTTTACCAGGATTGCCGCTTCCTGCAGTCGGGTGATCGGGACCAACCGTCCCTGGAACCGATTCGCAAGGCCTTGCGAGAGAGCGGCGCCTGTCGTGAGGTGCTGCGCAACTACCGCAAGGACGGCACGCCGTTCTGGAACGAGTTGTCATTGTCCACGGTAAAAAACCAGGCTGACGGGCATACCTATTTCGTCGGTGTGCAAAAAGACGTCACGACCCAGGTCAAGGCTCAACAACGCGTCGCCCAGCTGGAAAAGGAGCTGGCCGAAGCCCGGGAAACGATTGCTCGGCTCGAAGCGACGAACGGTGCAAACAAAACCACGAATTAA
- a CDS encoding flavodoxin → MKVAILSGSVYGTAEEVARHAAKLLREAGFETWHDPRATLADVQAFAPEVVLAVTSTTGMGELPDNLMPLYSVIRDQLPGFFRGLPGAVIGLGDASYGDTFCAGGEQMGELFAELGVREVLPMLRLDASESVTPETDAEPWLAELIDTLRP, encoded by the coding sequence ATGAAAGTCGCCATTCTTTCCGGCTCGGTCTATGGCACCGCCGAAGAAGTCGCCCGGCACGCCGCCAAACTGCTTCGCGAGGCAGGCTTTGAAACCTGGCACGACCCTCGTGCGACCCTGGCGGATGTGCAGGCATTCGCACCAGAGGTCGTGCTGGCAGTGACTTCCACGACCGGCATGGGTGAGTTGCCGGACAATTTGATGCCGTTGTATTCGGTCATCCGCGACCAGTTGCCCGGGTTCTTTCGTGGTTTGCCTGGCGCGGTGATCGGCCTGGGCGACGCCAGCTATGGGGATACTTTCTGCGCCGGCGGCGAGCAGATGGGCGAGCTGTTCGCCGAACTGGGTGTACGCGAGGTGCTGCCGATGCTGCGTCTGGATGCCAGCGAAAGCGTCACGCCGGAAACCGATGCCGAGCCATGGCTCGCTGAGTTGATCGACACGTTGCGCCCTTGA
- a CDS encoding class II aldolase/adducin family protein codes for MSVAPIQTTLSIKDQVSAAEWQTRVDLAACYRLVALQGWDDLIFTHISAKVPGTEDFLINPFGMMFHEITASSLVKVDQAGNKLMDSPYEINPAGYTIHSAVHEVRHDVACVLHTHTAAGVAVSAQKQGVLPISQQSLFVLSSLAYHAYEGVALNHEEKARLQADLGESNFLMLHNHGLLTCGGTIADTFLMMFTFQRACDIQVLAQSGGAELIAIEPQILAGARAMIAGVSKSAQGMGGALAWPALLRKLDQQDGGYRS; via the coding sequence GTGAGCGTAGCGCCCATCCAAACGACACTCAGCATCAAGGATCAGGTCAGTGCGGCCGAATGGCAAACCCGGGTGGACCTTGCCGCCTGTTATCGGCTTGTCGCGCTGCAGGGTTGGGATGACCTGATCTTCACTCACATTTCCGCAAAGGTTCCCGGTACCGAGGATTTTCTGATCAACCCGTTCGGGATGATGTTCCATGAAATCACCGCCTCGAGCCTGGTCAAGGTCGATCAGGCCGGCAACAAGTTGATGGACAGCCCCTACGAGATCAACCCGGCCGGCTACACCATCCACAGCGCGGTGCATGAGGTGCGCCATGATGTGGCCTGTGTGCTGCACACCCACACCGCTGCTGGCGTGGCGGTATCGGCCCAGAAGCAGGGGGTGCTGCCGATCAGCCAGCAATCGCTGTTCGTGCTGTCGAGCCTGGCCTATCACGCCTACGAAGGGGTGGCCTTGAATCACGAAGAAAAGGCTCGCTTGCAGGCGGACCTGGGCGAGAGCAACTTCCTGATGCTGCACAACCATGGCTTGCTGACCTGCGGCGGGACCATCGCCGATACCTTCCTGATGATGTTCACCTTTCAGCGGGCCTGTGACATCCAGGTCCTGGCGCAGAGCGGCGGGGCCGAACTGATTGCCATCGAGCCGCAGATCCTGGCTGGCGCCCGGGCGATGATCGCCGGGGTGAGCAAAAGCGCCCAGGGCATGGGCGGCGCGTTGGCCTGGCCGGCGTTGTTGCGCAAGCTCGACCAACAAGACGGCGGGTATAGAAGCTGA
- a CDS encoding alpha/beta hydrolase codes for MPLAQIPLRIWRQRSQIFMFRGHAIRYWVAGQGEPLLLIHGFPTASWDWHYLWQPLAQRYRVIACDMLGFGDSAKPTDHVYSLLEQADLQQALLAHLNVRGALHVLAHDYGDSVAQELLARHYEARIHLASCVFLNGGLFPETHRPVWAQKLLLSPLGWLLGRAFSRESLVSSFRQIFGPRTCPTESELDDFWSLVDAHRGPRIMHKLISYIPERCVQRDRWVQAMQRGDVPLRVIDGAVDPISGEHMVARYEALVPNPDTVLLPDIGHYPHTEAPVQVLKHYLAFREAIAAPRRQMACS; via the coding sequence ATGCCCCTGGCCCAGATTCCCCTGCGTATCTGGCGCCAGCGCAGCCAGATCTTCATGTTCCGTGGTCATGCCATCCGTTACTGGGTGGCCGGCCAGGGCGAGCCGCTGCTGCTGATCCACGGTTTCCCCACCGCCAGTTGGGACTGGCATTACCTTTGGCAACCGTTGGCGCAACGCTACCGGGTCATCGCTTGCGACATGCTCGGTTTCGGCGACTCCGCCAAACCAACAGATCACGTCTACAGCCTGCTGGAGCAGGCCGATCTGCAACAGGCCCTACTGGCGCACCTGAATGTGAGGGGCGCGCTGCATGTGCTGGCCCACGACTACGGTGACAGCGTGGCCCAGGAACTGCTGGCGCGGCATTACGAAGCGCGCATCCACCTCGCCAGTTGTGTCTTTCTCAATGGTGGCCTGTTCCCGGAAACCCACCGTCCGGTCTGGGCCCAGAAACTGTTGCTCAGCCCCTTGGGTTGGCTGTTGGGGCGGGCGTTCTCCCGGGAAAGCCTGGTCAGCAGTTTTAGGCAGATTTTCGGCCCCCGGACCTGCCCCACTGAAAGCGAGCTGGATGATTTCTGGAGCCTGGTAGACGCCCATCGCGGTCCGCGGATCATGCACAAACTCATCAGCTATATTCCCGAGCGCTGTGTGCAGCGCGATCGCTGGGTACAGGCGATGCAGCGCGGCGACGTGCCTTTGCGGGTGATTGACGGCGCGGTCGACCCGATTTCCGGTGAACACATGGTGGCGCGCTACGAGGCCCTGGTCCCGAACCCGGACACGGTGTTGTTGCCCGACATCGGTCATTACCCGCACACCGAGGCACCCGTGCAGGTGCTCAAGCATTACCTGGCGTTTCGTGAAGCCATCGCCGCGCCGCGCCGACAAATGGCCTGTTCCTGA
- a CDS encoding SDR family oxidoreductase: MSESVRFEDKVVIVTGAGGGLGRAHALLFAKQGAKVLVNDLGGSAQGEGANASAADRVVAEIREAGGIAEANHDSVTDGDKLVQNALDVFGRVDVVVNNAGILRDKTFHKMDDADWDLVYRVHVEGAYKVTRAAWPHLREQNYGRVIFTASTSGIYGNFGQSNYGMAKLGLYGLTRTLAIEGRKNNILVNAIAPTGGTRMTEGLIPPQVFEQLKPELVSPLVVYLASEACQETSGLFEVGGGWMGKVRWERSLGAGFDPRKGFSPEDVAAHWQQICDFEDAVHPNDNLEALREMMANLQRYAV, encoded by the coding sequence ATGAGTGAGTCTGTGCGCTTCGAAGATAAAGTCGTGATCGTCACGGGAGCCGGCGGAGGTCTGGGACGCGCCCATGCGCTGCTGTTCGCCAAACAAGGCGCGAAAGTGCTGGTCAACGACCTGGGGGGTTCGGCTCAAGGGGAAGGGGCCAACGCCTCGGCAGCAGACCGGGTGGTCGCCGAAATCCGCGAGGCGGGGGGCATCGCCGAGGCCAACCACGACTCGGTGACCGATGGCGACAAGCTGGTACAAAATGCGCTCGACGTGTTCGGCCGCGTCGATGTGGTGGTCAACAACGCCGGGATCCTGCGGGACAAGACATTCCACAAAATGGACGACGCCGATTGGGACCTGGTCTACCGCGTCCACGTCGAAGGTGCCTACAAGGTGACCCGCGCCGCGTGGCCGCACCTGCGTGAGCAAAACTATGGGCGGGTGATCTTCACCGCTTCCACCTCCGGCATCTATGGCAACTTCGGCCAATCCAACTACGGCATGGCCAAGCTCGGTCTTTATGGCCTGACGCGGACCCTGGCCATCGAAGGGCGCAAGAACAATATCCTGGTCAATGCCATCGCCCCCACCGGCGGCACCCGCATGACCGAAGGCCTGATCCCGCCGCAGGTATTCGAGCAACTCAAGCCCGAACTCGTCAGCCCGTTGGTGGTGTACCTGGCCAGTGAAGCCTGCCAGGAAACCTCCGGCCTGTTCGAAGTGGGCGGCGGCTGGATGGGCAAGGTGCGCTGGGAGCGCAGCCTGGGGGCCGGCTTCGACCCGCGCAAAGGTTTCTCGCCCGAAGACGTCGCCGCTCATTGGCAGCAGATCTGTGATTTCGAGGATGCGGTGCATCCGAATGACAACTTGGAAGCGTTGAGGGAAATGATGGCGAATCTGCAACGCTACGCTGTTTAA
- a CDS encoding DUF1302 domain-containing protein, which produces MTTITMRAIFKPQALAVAVALGCCAQAQAVSFNIGEIEGQFDSSLSVGASWGMRDADKDLVGTVNGGRGQSSTGDDGRLNFKKGETFSKIFKGLHDLELKYGDTGVFVRGKYWYDFELKDEGREFKDISDSNRKEGAKSSGAQILDAFVYHNYSIADLPGTVRAGKQVVSWGESTFIGNSINSINPVDVSAFRRPGAEIKEGLIPVNMLFASQGLTDKLTIEGFYQLEWDQTVVDNCGTFFGNDVVADGCTRGYTVGSPAIAPFVPLTEAFGQGIQVSSEGVVIPRSGDRDARDSGQWGTALRWLGDDTEYGLYFMNYHSRTPTVGTITAGSSTLAALPGMVSIANVLAPGSGSGLAQSVMLGRGQYYLEYPEDIRLYGASFSTTLPTGTAWTGEISYRPNAPVQLNTNDLTLALVNPIAGGAASPIATTPGADNTGYRRKEVTQIQSTMTHFFDQVLGADRLTLVGEAAAVHVGGLESKDKLRYGRDSVYGQYGFRGDTDGFVTSTSWGYRARAILDYSNVIGGVNFKPNVSWSHDVAGYGPNGLFNEGAKAVSVGVDADYRNTYTASLSYTDFFGGDYNVLEDRDFLALSFGVNF; this is translated from the coding sequence ATGACAACAATAACAATGCGCGCCATCTTCAAGCCGCAGGCGCTGGCCGTCGCGGTGGCCTTGGGTTGCTGTGCCCAGGCGCAGGCCGTTTCATTCAACATTGGCGAGATCGAGGGGCAGTTCGACTCGTCGCTGTCCGTGGGCGCAAGCTGGGGCATGCGCGATGCCGACAAGGACCTGGTCGGCACGGTCAACGGCGGCCGGGGCCAGTCCTCCACCGGTGATGATGGGCGGCTGAATTTCAAGAAAGGCGAGACCTTTTCCAAAATCTTCAAAGGCCTGCACGACCTCGAACTCAAGTACGGCGATACCGGTGTGTTCGTGCGCGGCAAGTACTGGTATGACTTCGAGCTCAAGGATGAGGGTCGCGAGTTCAAGGACATCAGCGACAGCAACCGCAAGGAAGGCGCCAAGTCCTCAGGGGCGCAGATTCTCGATGCCTTCGTCTATCACAACTATTCCATCGCTGATTTGCCGGGCACCGTGCGCGCTGGCAAGCAAGTGGTCAGTTGGGGGGAAAGTACCTTCATCGGCAACTCCATCAACAGCATCAACCCGGTGGACGTGTCGGCGTTCCGTCGTCCCGGTGCGGAGATCAAGGAAGGCCTGATCCCGGTGAACATGCTGTTCGCCTCCCAGGGCCTGACCGACAAGCTCACCATCGAAGGTTTCTACCAGTTGGAATGGGACCAGACCGTCGTCGATAACTGCGGTACGTTCTTCGGCAACGATGTGGTGGCCGATGGTTGCACCCGTGGCTACACCGTGGGCAGCCCGGCGATTGCGCCGTTCGTGCCATTGACCGAGGCATTCGGCCAGGGCATCCAGGTGTCCAGCGAAGGCGTGGTCATTCCCCGTAGTGGCGACCGTGATGCCCGTGACTCCGGCCAGTGGGGTACCGCGTTGCGCTGGCTCGGCGATGATACCGAGTACGGCCTGTACTTCATGAATTACCACAGCCGTACGCCTACTGTGGGCACCATCACGGCAGGTTCCTCTACGCTGGCCGCCTTGCCGGGAATGGTCTCGATTGCCAACGTTCTGGCCCCAGGCAGCGGCAGCGGCCTGGCACAAAGCGTCATGCTGGGGCGCGGCCAGTATTACCTTGAATACCCCGAAGACATTCGCCTGTACGGTGCCAGTTTCTCCACCACGCTGCCCACCGGTACTGCATGGACCGGCGAGATCAGCTACCGCCCCAATGCGCCGGTGCAGCTCAATACCAACGACCTGACCCTGGCCTTGGTCAACCCGATTGCCGGCGGCGCCGCGTCGCCCATCGCCACCACTCCGGGGGCGGACAATACCGGTTACCGGCGCAAGGAAGTCACCCAGATCCAGAGCACCATGACGCACTTCTTCGACCAGGTGCTGGGTGCCGATCGACTGACGCTGGTGGGCGAGGCGGCGGCGGTGCACGTCGGTGGCCTGGAGTCCAAGGACAAGCTGCGTTATGGCCGTGATTCGGTCTATGGCCAGTATGGCTTCCGGGGTGACACCGATGGCTTCGTCACTTCGACATCCTGGGGTTATCGCGCCCGGGCGATCCTCGATTACTCCAACGTGATCGGCGGGGTGAACTTCAAGCCCAACGTGTCCTGGTCCCATGACGTGGCCGGATATGGCCCCAACGGTCTGTTCAACGAAGGCGCCAAGGCTGTCAGCGTTGGTGTCGATGCCGATTACCGCAACACCTACACCGCCAGCTTGAGCTACACCGACTTTTTTGGCGGCGATTACAACGTTCTCGAAGACCGCGACTTCCTCGCGCTGAGCTTCGGCGTGAACTTCTGA
- a CDS encoding DUF1329 domain-containing protein, which translates to MRKMILQCGALALSLLAANVMAAVSPDEANKLGTSLTPLGAEKAGNADGSIPAWTGGIPKNAGAVDSKGFLADPFANEKPLFTITAATVDKYKDKLSEGQVAMFKRYPETYKIPVYPTHRSVGLPPEIYESAKRSALNVNAINDGNGLANFTGNRYYAFPIPKNGVEVIWNHITRYHGGNLRRIITQATPQTNGSFTSIRFEEEAAVPALIKDADPEKASNVLTYFKQEVTAPARLAGNVLLVHETLDQVKEPRLAWIYNAGQRRVRRAPQVAYDGPGTAADGLRTSDNFDLFSGAPDRYDWKLIGKKEMYIPYNSYKLDSPSLKYDDVIKAGHINQDLTRYELHRVWEVVGTVKPSERHIYAKRHMYFDEDSWQAALVDHYDGRGQLWRVAEGHAQFYYDHQNPGYTLEALYDIIAGRYIALGMKNEEKHSYEYGFEARAADYTPAALRSTGVR; encoded by the coding sequence ATGCGCAAGATGATCCTGCAATGCGGTGCCCTGGCCCTGAGCCTGCTGGCCGCGAACGTGATGGCGGCGGTCTCGCCCGATGAAGCGAATAAACTGGGTACCAGCCTTACGCCGTTGGGCGCGGAAAAAGCCGGCAATGCCGATGGCTCGATTCCGGCCTGGACCGGCGGCATTCCGAAAAACGCCGGTGCCGTGGACAGCAAGGGCTTTTTGGCCGACCCGTTCGCCAATGAAAAACCGCTGTTCACCATCACCGCCGCGACCGTGGACAAGTACAAGGACAAGCTGTCCGAAGGCCAGGTCGCGATGTTCAAGCGGTACCCAGAGACCTACAAGATCCCGGTCTACCCGACCCACCGAAGCGTCGGCCTGCCGCCGGAAATCTACGAATCGGCCAAGCGCAGCGCCCTCAACGTGAACGCCATCAACGACGGTAACGGCTTGGCCAATTTCACCGGCAACCGCTACTACGCGTTTCCGATCCCCAAGAACGGTGTAGAGGTCATCTGGAATCACATCACCCGTTATCACGGTGGCAACCTGCGACGCATCATCACCCAGGCCACCCCGCAAACCAACGGCAGCTTCACGTCGATCCGTTTCGAAGAAGAGGCCGCTGTGCCGGCCCTGATCAAGGACGCCGACCCGGAAAAGGCCAGCAACGTGCTGACCTATTTCAAACAGGAGGTCACCGCACCGGCGCGCCTGGCCGGCAACGTGCTGTTGGTGCATGAAACCCTCGACCAGGTGAAGGAGCCACGCCTGGCCTGGATCTACAACGCCGGCCAACGCCGGGTGCGTCGCGCCCCGCAAGTGGCCTACGACGGCCCGGGCACCGCCGCGGACGGGTTGCGCACCTCCGACAACTTCGACCTGTTTTCCGGCGCGCCGGACCGTTACGACTGGAAGCTGATCGGCAAGAAGGAAATGTACATCCCGTACAACAGCTACAAGCTCGATTCACCAAGCCTCAAGTACGACGATGTGATCAAGGCCGGCCACATCAACCAGGACCTGACCCGCTATGAGTTGCACCGGGTCTGGGAAGTGGTCGGCACGGTCAAGCCGAGCGAGCGGCACATCTATGCCAAGCGCCACATGTACTTCGACGAGGACAGCTGGCAGGCGGCGCTGGTGGACCACTACGACGGTCGCGGTCAACTGTGGCGTGTGGCCGAAGGTCATGCCCAGTTCTACTACGACCATCAGAACCCGGGCTACACCCTCGAGGCGCTCTACGACATCATTGCCGGTCGCTACATCGCACTGGGCATGAAGAACGAAGAGAAACACAGCTACGAGTACGGCTTCGAAGCCCGAGCAGCCGACTACACGCCGGCGGCGCTGCGTTCGACCGGGGTTCGGTAA